From one Paeniglutamicibacter psychrophenolicus genomic stretch:
- a CDS encoding glyceraldehyde-3-phosphate dehydrogenase encodes MTQQSVEALQEWSGREELAEAMIPLIGRLYRNNNVVTSIYGRKLINQSVINILKAHRVVRRVEGEELSIEQTMPLLQAIDALNVGAVAVDLGRLNKKFVESGSADLNAFLIEELGEKVGKAGATDAEPTDVVLYGFGRIGRLLARILIERGGYGLRLRAIVVRKGSDDDLVKRASLLRRDSVHGPFDGSITVDEENNTILANGTLIQVIYSNDPATVDYTSYGIDNAIVVDNTGRWRDEEGLGQHLAAKGVSRVLLTAPGKGNLKNIVHGINHTDITAEDKIVTAASCTTNAITPVLKALNDRFGVVHGHVETVHSFTNDQNLIDNFHKGERRGRSAVLNMVITETGAAKAVAKALPELEGKLTGNAIRVPTPDVSMAILNLNLEIGTTKEELNSYLRETSLGAELHKQIDYIDSPEVVSTDFVGSRRAGIVDGLATIVSDKNAVVYVWYDNEFGYSCQVVRVIETMAGTHPVAVPAIAAVQTASV; translated from the coding sequence GTGACCCAGCAGTCTGTCGAAGCCCTACAGGAATGGAGCGGGCGCGAAGAGCTCGCCGAGGCCATGATCCCGTTGATCGGGCGCCTGTACCGCAACAACAACGTGGTGACCTCCATCTATGGCCGCAAGCTGATCAACCAGTCGGTCATCAACATCCTCAAGGCACACCGCGTGGTTCGCCGTGTCGAGGGCGAAGAGCTCTCCATCGAGCAGACCATGCCGTTGCTGCAGGCCATTGACGCCCTGAACGTCGGCGCCGTCGCGGTCGACCTGGGCCGCCTGAACAAGAAGTTCGTGGAATCGGGTTCCGCAGACCTGAACGCCTTCCTCATCGAAGAGCTGGGCGAGAAGGTCGGCAAGGCCGGCGCCACCGACGCCGAGCCGACCGACGTGGTGCTCTACGGCTTCGGCCGCATCGGCCGCCTGCTGGCCCGCATCCTCATCGAACGCGGCGGCTACGGCCTGCGCCTGCGAGCCATCGTGGTCCGCAAGGGCTCGGACGACGACCTGGTCAAGCGCGCCTCGCTGCTGCGCCGCGACTCGGTCCACGGCCCGTTTGACGGTTCGATCACCGTGGACGAGGAAAACAACACCATCCTCGCCAACGGCACGCTGATCCAGGTCATCTACTCGAACGACCCGGCCACCGTCGACTACACCTCCTACGGCATCGACAACGCCATCGTCGTTGACAACACCGGCCGCTGGCGCGACGAGGAAGGCCTGGGCCAGCACCTGGCCGCCAAGGGCGTCTCCCGCGTGCTGCTCACCGCACCGGGCAAGGGCAACCTGAAGAACATCGTCCACGGCATCAACCACACCGACATCACCGCCGAGGACAAGATCGTCACCGCGGCATCCTGCACGACCAACGCCATCACCCCGGTGCTCAAGGCGCTGAACGACCGCTTCGGCGTCGTGCACGGCCACGTCGAGACGGTTCACTCGTTCACCAACGACCAGAACCTGATCGACAACTTCCACAAGGGCGAGCGCCGCGGACGTTCGGCAGTGCTGAACATGGTCATCACCGAGACCGGTGCCGCCAAGGCGGTTGCCAAGGCACTTCCGGAGCTCGAGGGCAAGCTGACCGGCAACGCCATCCGCGTCCCCACCCCGGATGTTTCCATGGCGATCCTGAACCTGAACCTGGAAATCGGGACCACCAAGGAAGAGCTGAACAGCTACCTGCGCGAGACCTCGCTGGGTGCCGAGCTGCACAAGCAGATCGACTACATCGATTCGCCCGAGGTTGTCTCCACCGACTTCGTCGGCTCGCGCCGTGCCGGCATCGTTGACGGCCTGGCCACCATCGTCTCGGACAAGAACGCCGTCGTCTACGTCTGGTACGACAACGAATTCGGCTACTCCTGCCAGGTGGTGCGCGTCATCGAAACCATGGCCGGCACCCACCCGGTCGCCGTGCCGGCGATCGCAGCGGTCCAGACCGCAAGCGTCTAG
- a CDS encoding acyltransferase domain-containing protein, with translation MFEQLHPRIAAAILELCAVPEPDVAVCTAMLRTEAGEPVRSALAALDARWGSFPAEGLRTLPGVDSRAWIETLLRFAPVAAARMEGMRIPAAVIEATLADIGSQLHWHRRTHGGFGLDTAWWTTLHLSGSLYRLGRLQFHLHRDPENGPWAVGLHIPGDGALDAGSVDASLRLAATFFAEHFPAHRIDHAYCDSWLLDPYLAHALPDSNMAAFSARFTNVELRDEPGDALYFTFRVPADAQISRLPRDSSLQRVVLERIEGGGSWQAGKGLAPWPVPVG, from the coding sequence ATGTTTGAGCAGCTTCACCCGCGAATCGCCGCGGCAATCCTCGAATTGTGCGCCGTTCCGGAACCCGACGTTGCCGTATGCACGGCAATGCTGCGCACCGAGGCAGGGGAACCGGTGCGCAGCGCACTGGCCGCCCTGGATGCGCGCTGGGGCTCGTTCCCGGCCGAGGGGCTGCGGACGCTGCCTGGCGTTGATTCCCGGGCCTGGATCGAGACGCTGTTGCGCTTCGCCCCGGTGGCAGCCGCCCGCATGGAAGGGATGCGGATTCCCGCAGCGGTGATCGAGGCGACCCTTGCGGATATCGGTTCGCAACTGCACTGGCACCGCCGCACGCACGGGGGCTTCGGGCTCGACACCGCTTGGTGGACCACCCTGCACCTTTCCGGATCGTTGTACCGGCTGGGCCGCCTCCAATTCCACCTCCACCGCGACCCGGAAAACGGTCCCTGGGCGGTGGGCCTCCACATCCCCGGCGACGGAGCGCTGGATGCCGGCTCGGTCGATGCCTCGCTGCGGCTTGCCGCCACCTTCTTTGCGGAGCACTTCCCCGCACACCGCATCGACCACGCCTACTGCGATTCCTGGCTGCTAGATCCGTATCTGGCGCACGCGCTTCCGGACTCGAACATGGCCGCTTTTTCGGCACGCTTCACGAACGTAGAGCTGCGCGACGAGCCGGGTGACGCGCTGTACTTCACCTTCCGGGTGCCCGCGGACGCACAGATCTCAAGGCTGCCGAGGGATTCGTCCCTGCAGCGGGTGGTGCTTGAGCGCATCGAGGGTGGCGGTTCATGGCAGGCCGGCAAGGGTCTTGCGCCCTGGCCCGTGCCCGTTGGCTGA
- the def gene encoding peptide deformylase, whose translation MSIRPVTIYGEPVLHTRAKEVTEFNDELRALITDMYDTMDAANGVGLAAPQIGVGLRIFTYEYAHEDAAPTRGVVVNPVLTLSKISGAAPDPEEDIEGCLSAPALNFPLKRAEFARIEGFDGDGNPVAFDATGWFARIMQHEYDHLDGYLYVDKLPEKWAKRWKKAKKSLEWGVPGLTWMPGTDEDPFGH comes from the coding sequence TTGAGCATTCGTCCGGTCACCATCTACGGCGAACCCGTGCTGCACACGCGCGCGAAGGAAGTCACCGAATTCAACGACGAACTTCGTGCACTGATCACCGACATGTACGACACCATGGATGCGGCCAACGGCGTCGGCCTGGCCGCCCCGCAGATCGGCGTGGGATTGCGCATCTTCACCTACGAGTACGCGCACGAGGATGCGGCCCCCACCCGTGGCGTGGTCGTGAACCCGGTGCTGACTCTCTCGAAGATCTCCGGTGCCGCCCCGGACCCGGAAGAGGACATCGAGGGCTGCCTGTCGGCCCCGGCCCTGAATTTCCCGCTCAAGCGCGCCGAGTTCGCCCGCATCGAGGGCTTCGACGGCGACGGCAACCCGGTGGCCTTCGATGCCACCGGCTGGTTCGCCCGCATCATGCAGCACGAGTACGACCACCTCGACGGCTACCTCTACGTCGACAAGCTGCCCGAGAAGTGGGCCAAGCGCTGGAAGAAGGCCAAGAAGTCCCTCGAATGGGGAGTTCCCGGGTTGACCTGGATGCCCGGCACCGACGAGGACCCGTTCGGCCACTAG
- the orn gene encoding oligoribonuclease, with protein MPISAEKIVWIDCEMTGLSLETDALIEVAVLVTDAELNILGDGVDVVIKPPAAAMEQMGDFVRNMHTTSGLLTELDAGLDMADAQKIVMDYIRSHAPEPNKALLAGNSVGTDKNFLSRDMPEVTDHLHYRILDVSTIKELARRWYPRAFFAAPAKTGNHRALGDIRDSIEELKYYRATVMVPAPGPDSASAKAAAARIIAQRPAD; from the coding sequence GTGCCTATTTCAGCTGAAAAAATTGTGTGGATCGACTGCGAGATGACGGGCCTGAGCCTGGAAACCGACGCGTTGATCGAAGTCGCGGTCCTGGTGACGGACGCCGAGCTCAACATCCTGGGTGACGGGGTCGACGTGGTGATCAAGCCCCCCGCTGCCGCCATGGAGCAGATGGGCGACTTCGTGCGCAACATGCACACCACCAGCGGGCTGCTCACCGAGCTTGATGCCGGCCTGGACATGGCCGACGCGCAGAAGATCGTCATGGACTACATCCGCTCCCACGCCCCGGAGCCCAACAAGGCGCTGCTGGCCGGAAACTCCGTGGGCACCGACAAGAACTTCCTTTCCCGGGACATGCCCGAGGTCACCGACCACCTGCACTACCGGATCCTGGATGTCTCCACCATCAAGGAACTGGCCCGCCGCTGGTACCCCCGGGCCTTCTTCGCCGCCCCGGCCAAGACCGGCAACCACCGCGCCCTGGGCGACATCCGCGATTCCATCGAGGAACTGAAGTACTACCGGGCCACCGTCATGGTCCCCGCCCCGGGCCCGGATTCCGCGTCGGCAAAGGCCGCCGCGGCCAGAATCATCGCCCAAAGGCCTGCTGATTAG